GAAGTGACCGGAGAAGCATATGGTGCAGGTCAGCGTCAGCATCAACGGGCGTGCCTACCGCATGGCCTGTGAAGATGGTCAGGAAGAGCATCTGTTGTCTTTGGCGCGTCAATTCGACGGTATCATTGTCGATCTTCGCGACAATTTCGGTGAAATCGGTGACCAGCGGCTGACTGTGATGGCGGGCATCATGGCGATGGACCAGCTTTCGGAAATGTCATCAAGGGTCGAGACGCTCTCCGAGGAAATCAAGGCGCTCCGCGATGCGCGGTATGCAGTGAAGGAAAAGAACGAGGGCGATCAGGAAGCACTGGCCCAGCGGATCGACAAGGCTGCGGAACAGCTTGAACGGCTTTCGAAAGTGCTGCTCGAGAGCTGAAAATGCATAGCTGATGTGCAAAGTCGGTTTTCTGCGAAAAGTTGATGGCCTCAATGTAAAGTCGCGCTGGAAATTCCGTATCGCGTCCTTTATATATGGGTCTCTGCTGCACTTCGCGTTAGAAGAAACTTATCCTCGGGGCCTTACTGATCCGAACGGGAGCTGGCGCTGATAGGGACCGTGGTCCTCTTCACCTGGCACCCACCTTAACTTAAGGTGTCCCAGGATCTGAAAAAACTTCGACGGTCGCTGCGGCATACCATTCAAGAGCGGTCTTCCTGCCAAGGTGGACCGCTTTTTTGGCTC
This window of the uncultured Cohaesibacter sp. genome carries:
- a CDS encoding cell division protein ZapA is translated as MVQVSVSINGRAYRMACEDGQEEHLLSLARQFDGIIVDLRDNFGEIGDQRLTVMAGIMAMDQLSEMSSRVETLSEEIKALRDARYAVKEKNEGDQEALAQRIDKAAEQLERLSKVLLES